From the genome of Cryptococcus neoformans var. neoformans B-3501A chromosome 1, whole genome shotgun sequence, one region includes:
- a CDS encoding hypothetical protein (Match to ESTs gb|CF187107.1|CF187107, gb|CF187106.1|CF187106; HMMPfam hit to Thiolase_C, Thiolase, C-terminal domain, score: 203.4, E(): 4.2e-58; HMMPfam hit to Thiolase_N, Thiolase, N-terminal domain, score: 327.6, E(): 1.7e-95) produces the protein MRITAKRLASHIPRQESYIVASKRTPFGAYGGKLREFKASELGGIAGKAALAELPQGIKIDQVFFGNVTQTDNSTPYLARHVGHLSGLDSTVPALTVNRLCGSGFQTAIIGAQHIALGEAEVCLTGGVEAMSMSPYTLSGLTRYGSKYGVDLKMEDSLAAALVDQNPGGPKTPMGITAENLAKKYNITRDECDAFALMSQQRYADGLAAGAFASELIPVTLKPIKGVPQTLEADEHPRPQSTLASLQKLPSVFIKGTGVVTAGNASGICDGAAANILMSEEAVNKYGVKPLARVASYAWSACEPEIMGIGPVVAVKEALKKVGKSVGEMDIIELNEAFAAQWLAVQKELQLPSEKTNMFGGAIAVGHPLAASGARILANLTHNLHRLDKQWALGTACIGGGQGIAVVLERC, from the exons ATGAGAATCACAGCTAAACGTCTTGCGTCGCATATCCCTCGTCAAGAATCATATATTGTTGCATCAAAGCGAACGCCTTTCGGAGCCTATGGAGGAAA ATTGAGAGAGTTCAAAGCCTCCGAACTGGGAGGAATAGCTGGTAAGGCGGCGTTGGCAGAGTTGCCTCAAGGAATCAAAATTGACCAAGTCTTCTTCGG CAACGTGACCCAAACCGACAACTCGACACCGTATCTTGCTCGCCATGTCGGTCATCTTTCGGGATTAGATTCCACCGTCCCTGCTTTGACTGTTAATAG ACTCTGTGGATCTGGCTTTCAGACAGCTATCATCGGAGCCCAGCACATCGCCCTAGGAGAAGCTGAAGTCTGCCTTACTGGCGGTGTAGAAGCTATGAGTATGAGTCCTTATACTCTTTCTGGACTTACAAG GTACGGCTCAAAGTATGGCGTTGatctgaagatggaggattCTTTGGCAGCTGCTTTGGTAGACCAGAATCCTGGTGGGCCCAAGACACCCATGGGCA TCACGGCAGAAAACTTGGCCAAGAAGTACAATATCACGCGTGATGAATGCGATG CCTTCGCACTCATGTCTCAACAGCGCTATGCCGACGGTCTCGCCGCCGGCGCATTCGCTTCCGAGCTCATTCCCGTCACCCTCAAACCTATCAAAGGCGTCCCCCAAACCCTTGAAGCTGACGAACACCCCCGTCCCCAATCTACTCTCGCTTCTTTACAAAAACTTCCCTCAGTATTCATCAAAGGCACTGGTGTCGTAACTGCTGGAAATGCTTCTGGGATCTGTGATGGTGCTGCAGCGAATATATTGATGAGTGAGGAGGCAGTAAACAAATATGGGGTGAAGCCGCTTGCTAGGGTTGCTAGTTATGCTTGGAGCGCTTGTGAGCCCGAAATCATGGGGATCGGACCTGTGGTTGCTGTGAAGGAGGctctgaagaaggtggGAAAGAGTGTAGGAGAAATGGATATTATTGAACTCAACGAA GCATTTGCTGCCCAGTGGCTTGCTGTTCAAAAGGAGCTTCAACTTCCTTCGGAGAAGACCAACATGTTTGGTGGCGCCATCGCCGTTGGGCACCCTCTTGCCGCGAGTGGGGCAAG GATTCTGGCCAACCTCACGCATAACCTTCACCGACTGGACAAGCAATGGGCACTTGGAACAGCTTGTATCGGTGGTGGACAAGGGATTGCTGTAGTCCTTGAAAGATGTTGA